The following coding sequences lie in one Arachis hypogaea cultivar Tifrunner chromosome 4, arahy.Tifrunner.gnm2.J5K5, whole genome shotgun sequence genomic window:
- the LOC112743464 gene encoding uncharacterized protein, which produces MLSTIPNIATPLQQRTLSPLPNDDSSAQSRCTPLRTATARCSPRRERCSIARNPYPFSSPSYSSSIPLFPGGPSVCSAVIGATGELTRGKIFAAIFALYYSGFLFHVHEYAILLNLGSLQAISMKDCVLIFEYNRKGGQAFLESLLPRLNPKNSNGGLSMPFELEIWLQLAYSWMRFSEEIKEILGTIVKHKVLLVSNEKINFFLFKFIMRKTCILFAYV; this is translated from the exons ATGCTCTCTACAATCCCTAACATAGCCACT CCACTGCAACAACGCACCCTTTCTCCCCTTCCTAACGACGACAGCAGCGCTCAATCGCGGTGCACTCCTCTACGTACGGCGACAGCACGGTGCTCTCCTCGACGGGAGCGGTGCTCAATCGCAAGAAACCCCTAtcccttctcttctccttcttattcTTCCTCTATTCCTCTGTTTCCAG GTGGACCCTCCGTTTGCAGTGCTGTCATAGGAGCCACGGGTGAGctcacaagagggaagatttttgcGGCTATATTCGCTCTCTACTACAGTGGCTTCCTTTTTCAT GTTCATGAGTATGCGATACTTCTAAATCTGGGCTCCCTTCAAGCAATATCAATGAAAGATTGTGTACTTATATTTGAATATAATCG TAAAGGAGGGCAAGCTTTTCTGGAGTCATTGTTGCCCAGGTTGAACCCCAAGAACAGTAACGGAGGGCTATCAATGCCATTTGAACTCGAG ATTTGGCTACAACTTGCTTATAGTTGGATGAGGTTTTCTGAAGAGATAAAGGAGATTCTTGGCACAATAGTAAAGCACAAAGTCCTTTTGGTttcaaatgaaaaaattaatttttttttgttcaagtTCATCATGAGAAAAACATGTATTTTATTTGcttatgtttaa
- the LOC112744928 gene encoding uncharacterized protein: MAYLKSRSKNGIISNLCMVVVCIMCCVESNDDEGAYMFKLMNALKPPAWSNTTHMCLWRGVTCNDQSGRIEVIDLRSMSLTGTVPAGLNDSLSQLIYLYLFNNNLSGPVPSLANLSFLLYVHLGYNNFTSIPHGCFQGLTSLQRLSLNNNTNLPPWNFPTDLTARSSQLRLLDLSSTNLMGSLPPNISHSFPVMENLYLSNNNLSSIPEGCFHNLTTRLYVLSLANNTNLPPWTFPLDLTHSSLQLSFLNLQATNLMGSLPNFSHFFPNLTRVSLSNNNLTSIPQGCFQGLPSLVSLNLGNNTNLAPWTFPNLTHSTQLKDLNLTATNVMGSLPEIFDSLPSLETLLLSNNNLSGVLPESFGGTKIATLHLNNQKGNGFSGPIDILSNMLDLSQVWLQGNSFTGPIPDMSRCTALQDLQLGHNQLTGVVPDSLIALQNLEYLYLGYNFLQGPLPNLTFSNFDSMENLGVNTTNGFCHKDPGPCDQKVTILLQIAAKFKYPIMLARSWRENNACKNWSFITCDDKNKIRMVNLSNLKLTGTISPAFANLIDLRELYLDGNNLTGEIPEGLTTLPELEVVNVSNNHLTGNIPKFSPKVNFIAIDNDFPNASYHRISTPLITVMSITSAGVIIILVLVIYNRKRCLHLIHRVIFKTTYNDHNIEDFIKSYDFLAPKRSSYSEVKRMTNSFRDKLGQGGYGTVYKASLTDDRQVAVKILSESKGSGEEFINEVASISRTSHVNIVSLLGFCYDQGKRALIYEFMPNGSLDKYIYKAKSAEAFRSLDWSVLYNIAIGIAQGLEYLHQGCTTKILHLDIKPENILLDEHFCPKISDFGLARICQKKESNVSILGTRGTPGYIAPEIFSRAYGRISDKSDVYSYGMLILEMFGKRKNFNNKESHRSEMYFPDWIYEDLDQDNILGRHSDISDEDNDMIKKIILVSLWCIQPNPSHRPSMSKVVEMLHGELESVPFPPKPVLYSPERSQLEMLDTSSSSKHETILTTTEESSSIHEINKNVSC, encoded by the exons ATGGCATACCTGAAATCAAGATCCAAAAATGGGATTATTAGTAATTTGTGTATGGTTGTGGTGTGCATCATGTGTTGTGTGGAGTCCAACGATGATGAAGGTGCATACATGTTCAAGCTTATGAATGCACTCAAACCCCCTGCTTGGTCCAACACCACCCACATGTGCCTGTGGAGAGGCGTGACTTGCAACGATCAAAGTGGAAGGATTGAAGTGATCGATCTCAGATCAATGTCGCTGACGGGAACAGTTCCTGCAGGCCTCAACGACTCCCTCTCCCAACTCATATACCTCTATCTCTTCAACAATAATCTGAGTGGGCCTGTTCCCTCTCTCGCCAACCTCTCCTTCCTCCTATACGTGCACCTCGGCTACAACAACTTCACCTCCATCCCTCATGGCTGCTTCCAAGGTCTTACTAGTTTGCAGCGGTTGAGCTTGAATAACAATACCAACCTCCCACCATGGAACTTTCCTACCGATTTGACTGCTCGCTCCTCTCAACTCCGTCTCCTCGACCTGTCTTCTACAAATCTCATGGGCTCCTTACCACCAAACATATCCCATTCCTTCCCAGTTATGGAGAATCTTTATCTTTCTAACAACAACCTCTCCTCCATCCCTGAGGGTTGCTTCCACAACCTAACCACCCGTTTGTATGTCCTCTCTTTGGCCAACAACACCAACCTCCCACCATGGACCTTCCCCCTCGATTTGACTCATTCCTCATTGCAACTCTCCTTTCTCAACCTCCAGGCTACAAATCTCATGGGATCCCTACCAAACTTTTCTCATTTCTTCCCCAACTTAACAAGAGTTTCTCTCTCCAACAACAACCTTACCTCCATCCCCCAAGGTTGCTTCCAGGGTCTACCCAGTTTGGTGAGTCTCAACTTGGGAAACAACACCAACCTTGCACCATGGACCTTCCCCAACTTGACTCACTCCACACAACTGAAAGACCTCAATCTTACTGCTACAAATGTCATGGGCTCTCTACCAGAAATATTTGACTCCTTGCCAAGTTTGGAGACTCTTCTTCTttccaacaacaacctcagcggTGTCTTGCCAGAGTCTTTCGGAGGGACCAAGATTGCCACCTTGCATCTCAATAACCAGAAGGGTAACGGGTTTTCGGGTCCGATTGATATCCTTTCAAACATGCTTGACTTATCTCAAGTGTGGCTTCAAGGGAACTCGTTTACAGGACCTATTCCTGACATGTCTCGTTGCACTGCTTTACAAGATTTACAACTTGGTCACAATCAATTAACAGGTGTGGTTCCAGATTCTCTCATCGCTCTTCAAAATTTGGAATATCTTTATTTGGGCTATAACTTTTTGCAAGGTCCCCTACCAAATCTTACCTTCAGTAATTTTGATAGTATGGAGAATCTTGGTGTTAACACCACAAATGGCTTTTGTCACAAAGATCCAGGACCTTGTGATCAAAAAGTGACCATTTTGCTTCAAATTGCTGCGAAATTCAAGTATCCAATTATGTTGGCACGTTCATGGAGAGAAAATAATGCCTGTAAAAACTGGAGTTTCATTACATGCGATGACAAAAATAAGATCAGAATGGTGAATTTATCAAATCTGAAATTGACGGGCACAATCTCACCTGCATTCGCCAATTTAATAGATTTGCGGGAATTGTATTTGGATGGGAATAATTTGACGGGTGAAATACCTGAAGGATTGACAACATTGCCTGAACTTGAAGTTGTGAATGTCTCTAACAACCATCTTACTGGAAATATTCCCAAATTCTCACCAAAGGTCAACTTTATTGCCATAGACAATGATTTTCCTAATGCTTCCTACCATAGAATCTCAACTCCTTTGATTACAG TTATGTCGATAACTAGTGCTGGAGTTATTATAATACTTGTTTTGGTTATTTATAACCGCAAGAGGTGCCTTCATTTAATCCATCGAGTTATCTTCAAGACAACATACAATGACCACAACATCGAGGATTTTATAAAAAGTTATGATTTTTTGGCACCAAAGCGATCTAGTTATTCCGAAGTGAAAAGAATGACAAATTCATTTCGTGATAAACTAGGACAAGGTGGATATGGTACTGTATACAAAGCAAGTTTAACTGATGATCGTCAAGTTGCGGTAAAGATATTAAGTGAATCTAAGGGAAGTggggaagaattcataaatgaaGTTGCTAGTATTAGTAGGACATCTCATGTGAATATTGTCTCACTTTTAGGATTTTGTTATGATCAAGGCAAAAGAGCACTCATTTATGAATTCATGCCTAATGGTTCTCTAGATAAATACATCTACAAAGCAAAATCTGCCGAAGCTTTTCGTAGTTTGGATTGGAGTGTTTTATACAACATTGCAATTGGTATTGCTCAAGGGTTAGAATACTTGCATCAAGGATGCACAACAAAAATTTTGCATCTTGATATAAAACCTGAAAACATTCTTCTAGATGAACACTTTTGTCCAAAAATCTCAGATTTTGGATTAGCTCGAATCTGTCAAAAGAAAGAGAGTAATGTATCTATTTTAGGCACAAGAGGAACTCCAGGTTACATTGCACCAGAAATATTTAGTCGAGCATACGGTAGAATTTCTGATAAATCTGATGTATATAGTTatggtatgttgattcttgagatgtttggaaaaagaaaaaatttcaacaataaaGAATCACATCGCAGTGAAATGTATTTTCCTGATTGGATATATGAAGATCTTGATCAAGATAATATTCTTGGTAGACACTCTGATATTTCAGATGAAGATAATGATATGATAAAGAAGATTATATTAGTAAGTTTGTGGTGTATTCAACCAAATCCATCACATAGGCCATCAATGAGTAAAGTTGTGGAGATGTTGCATGGAGAACTTGAGTCCGTGCCATTTCCTCCAAAGCCTGTGTTGTATTCTCCTGAAAGGTCTCAGTTAGAAATGTTAGATACATCTTCTAGTAGCAAGCATGAGACAATTTTAACAACCACAGAGGAAAGTAGTTCCATACATGAGATCAATAAAAATGTCTCATGTTAA